The following coding sequences lie in one Lelliottia jeotgali genomic window:
- a CDS encoding Polygalacturonase, with product MKLSLENVSLDRSGQTPVTSTLQSLIDQLAAAGGGTLVVTPGIYLTGTLVLPSNFTLHLEAGARLLASQNARDYHSAETQSMAELSRMALIYARDARNVTLSGAGCIDGNATAWFEAQADSQGYRQPKEQRPRLLVLEGCDQVRITDITLYDSPMWTAHLVSCNHVFIRNISIDNDLTLANTDALDIDSCQHVHISDSYFSAADDGICLKTTAKTPELQQPIYNVTVNNCIIRSKSCAIKVGTETFADITHLAVSNCVIFESNRGIGLVSRDGGHFSQMSFSNIIFDCRHANPCHWGKADPVFISVRHRAPDVTPGDISQIVFASLNGVGEGAINLHSETSGAIRDITFNGLTFNQQIAESDEQGYYDVRPPCNPERPTGMGLDNAYLMNPQTGRAHGVEMYPHGLPAIYAHGVDGLHLHAITITRPTPLPTGWDPENIRSSK from the coding sequence ATGAAACTCTCATTAGAAAATGTCTCCCTCGATCGCAGCGGCCAGACGCCGGTGACGTCCACACTCCAAAGCCTAATTGACCAACTTGCCGCAGCCGGAGGCGGCACGCTGGTGGTCACGCCGGGAATTTACCTCACCGGTACGCTGGTGCTGCCGTCGAATTTCACCCTGCATCTTGAGGCGGGTGCACGGCTGCTGGCCAGCCAGAATGCGCGCGATTACCACTCCGCCGAAACGCAAAGCATGGCCGAGCTGTCTCGCATGGCGCTGATCTACGCCCGCGATGCGCGCAACGTGACGCTGAGCGGTGCGGGCTGTATCGACGGCAACGCCACAGCCTGGTTTGAAGCACAGGCGGATTCTCAGGGCTATCGCCAGCCGAAAGAGCAGCGTCCGCGCCTGCTGGTGCTGGAAGGGTGCGATCAGGTACGCATCACCGATATCACCCTGTACGACTCGCCGATGTGGACCGCCCATCTGGTGAGCTGTAACCACGTGTTTATCCGCAATATCAGCATTGATAATGATCTGACGCTGGCGAATACCGACGCGCTGGATATCGACAGCTGTCAGCATGTCCACATTAGCGACAGCTATTTTAGCGCTGCCGATGACGGCATCTGCCTGAAAACCACCGCTAAAACGCCGGAGCTACAGCAGCCGATTTATAACGTTACAGTGAACAACTGCATCATTCGCTCCAAAAGCTGCGCGATTAAAGTCGGGACCGAAACCTTCGCCGACATCACCCATCTGGCGGTCAGCAACTGCGTGATCTTTGAATCCAACCGCGGTATCGGCCTGGTCTCCCGCGACGGCGGCCATTTCAGCCAGATGAGCTTCAGCAACATCATTTTCGACTGCCGCCACGCCAATCCGTGCCACTGGGGGAAAGCCGATCCGGTGTTTATCTCCGTGCGCCACCGCGCGCCGGACGTTACGCCAGGCGATATCAGCCAGATTGTCTTCGCCAGCCTGAACGGTGTAGGTGAGGGGGCGATTAATCTGCACAGCGAAACGTCGGGTGCGATCCGCGATATCACCTTTAACGGTCTGACCTTCAATCAGCAAATCGCCGAATCCGATGAGCAAGGCTACTACGACGTGCGCCCGCCGTGTAACCCGGAGCGTCCAACTGGAATGGGGCTGGATAACGCCTATCTGATGAATCCACAAACCGGGCGCGCCCACGGTGTGGAAATGTACCCGCACGGCCTGCCTGCTATTTACGCGCACGGCGTCGACGGGTTGCATCTTCATGCCATCACCATTACGCGCCCAACGCCGCTGCCGACGGGCTGGGACCCAGAGAATATCCGGAGTTCAAAATGA
- a CDS encoding beta-D-glucoside glucohydrolase, whose protein sequence is MREYNNMKWLCSVAVAVSLALQPALAEDLFGNHPLTPEARDAFVTDLLTKMTVDEKIGQLRLISVGPDNPKEAIREMIKESQVGAIFNTVTREDIRKMQDQVMQLSRLKIPLFFAYDVVHGQRTVFPISLGLASSFNLDAVRTVGRISAYEAADDGLNMTWAPMVDVSRDPRWGRASEGFGEDTFLTATLGKTMVEAMQGKSPADRYSVMTSVKHFAAYGAVEGGKEYNTVDMSPQRLFNDYMPPYKAGLDAGSGAVMVALNSLNGTPATSDSWLLKDVLRDQWGFKGITVSDHGAIKELIKHGTASDPEDAVRVALKAGINMSMSDEYYSKYLPDLVKTGKVTMAELDDATRHVLNVKYDMGLFNDPYSHLGPKDSDPVDTNAESRLHRKDAREVARESLVLLKNRLETLPLKKSGTVAVVGPLADSKRDVMGSWSAAGVADQSITVLTGIKNALGENGNVVYAKGANVTNDKDIVTFLNQYEEAVKVDPRSPQEMIDEAVNAAKQSDVVVAVVGEAQGMAHEASSRTDINIPQSQRDLISALKATGKPLVLVLMNGRPLALVKEDQQADALLETWFAGTEGGNAIADVLFGDYNPSGKLPMSFPRSVGQIPVYYSHLNTGRPYNADKPNKYTSRYFDEANGPLYPFGYGLSYTTFKVSDVKMSTPTMKRDGKVTASVDVTNTGKREGATVIQMYVQDVTASMSRPVKQLRGFEKVDLKPGETKTVSFPIDVDALKFWNQQMKYDAEAGKFNVFIGVDSARVNKGEFELL, encoded by the coding sequence ATGAGAGAGTACAACAACATGAAATGGCTTTGTTCTGTAGCTGTCGCAGTAAGCCTGGCGCTGCAACCCGCGCTGGCTGAAGATCTGTTTGGCAACCACCCGTTAACCCCGGAAGCCCGTGACGCCTTCGTTACCGACTTGCTGACCAAAATGACGGTCGATGAAAAAATCGGTCAGCTGCGTTTGATAAGCGTCGGCCCGGATAACCCGAAAGAGGCGATCCGTGAGATGATCAAAGAGAGCCAGGTCGGGGCGATTTTCAACACCGTCACCCGGGAAGATATCCGCAAAATGCAGGATCAGGTGATGCAGCTCAGCCGCCTGAAAATTCCTCTCTTCTTCGCCTACGACGTGGTGCACGGCCAGCGTACCGTCTTCCCGATCAGCCTGGGGTTGGCCTCGTCCTTTAACCTCGATGCGGTCAGAACCGTCGGGCGCATTTCGGCCTATGAAGCCGCCGACGATGGCCTGAACATGACCTGGGCACCGATGGTCGATGTCTCGCGCGATCCGCGCTGGGGCCGCGCGTCTGAAGGCTTTGGTGAAGACACCTTTTTAACCGCCACTCTCGGTAAAACGATGGTCGAAGCGATGCAGGGTAAAAGCCCGGCGGATCGCTATTCAGTGATGACCAGCGTTAAACACTTCGCTGCCTACGGCGCAGTGGAGGGCGGGAAAGAGTACAACACCGTCGATATGAGTCCGCAGCGCCTGTTCAACGACTACATGCCGCCGTACAAAGCCGGGCTTGACGCGGGCAGCGGCGCGGTGATGGTGGCTCTTAATTCCCTCAATGGCACCCCGGCGACCTCCGATTCCTGGCTGCTGAAAGATGTGCTGCGCGACCAGTGGGGCTTTAAGGGTATTACCGTTTCCGATCACGGCGCGATTAAAGAGCTGATTAAACACGGTACCGCCTCTGATCCGGAAGACGCGGTGCGCGTGGCGCTCAAAGCCGGGATCAACATGAGCATGAGCGACGAGTACTACAGCAAATACCTGCCAGACCTGGTGAAAACCGGCAAAGTCACGATGGCGGAGCTGGATGACGCCACCCGTCACGTGCTGAACGTAAAATACGACATGGGGCTGTTTAACGATCCGTATAGCCACTTAGGGCCGAAAGATTCTGACCCGGTTGATACCAACGCCGAAAGCCGCCTGCATCGTAAAGATGCCCGTGAAGTGGCGCGCGAAAGCCTGGTACTGCTGAAAAACCGCCTCGAAACCCTGCCGCTGAAAAAATCTGGCACTGTCGCTGTGGTCGGCCCGCTGGCTGATAGCAAACGCGACGTGATGGGCAGCTGGTCCGCAGCGGGTGTCGCCGATCAGTCCATTACCGTGCTGACCGGTATTAAAAACGCGCTGGGTGAAAACGGCAACGTGGTGTACGCCAAAGGGGCGAACGTCACCAACGACAAAGATATCGTTACCTTCCTGAACCAGTACGAAGAGGCGGTGAAAGTCGATCCGCGCTCTCCTCAAGAGATGATCGACGAAGCGGTCAATGCGGCGAAACAGTCTGATGTGGTCGTGGCGGTTGTCGGCGAAGCGCAGGGTATGGCGCACGAAGCGTCGAGCCGTACCGATATCAACATTCCGCAGAGCCAGCGTGACCTGATTAGCGCCCTGAAAGCGACCGGTAAACCGCTGGTGCTGGTGCTGATGAACGGTCGTCCACTGGCGCTGGTGAAAGAGGATCAGCAGGCAGACGCGCTGCTGGAAACCTGGTTCGCCGGAACTGAAGGCGGTAACGCCATCGCCGACGTGCTGTTTGGCGATTACAACCCGTCGGGCAAACTGCCGATGTCCTTCCCGCGTTCCGTTGGTCAGATTCCGGTCTATTACAGCCACCTGAACACCGGTCGTCCGTATAACGCGGATAAGCCGAACAAATACACCTCGCGCTACTTCGACGAAGCGAACGGCCCGCTGTATCCGTTCGGTTATGGTCTGAGCTACACCACCTTCAAGGTGTCGGACGTGAAAATGTCTACGCCAACGATGAAACGTGACGGCAAAGTGACCGCCAGCGTGGACGTGACCAACACCGGTAAACGCGAAGGCGCAACGGTGATTCAGATGTACGTTCAGGATGTCACCGCGTCCATGAGCCGTCCGGTGAAACAGCTGCGCGGCTTTGAGAAGGTTGACCTGAAGCCGGGTGAAACCAAAACAGTGAGCTTCCCGATTGACGTCGATGCGCTGAAGTTCTGGAATCAGCAAATGAAATATGATGCGGAAGCGGGCAAGTTCAACGTCTTTATCGGCGTGGATTCTGCGCGGGTGAACAAGGGCGAGTTCGAGCTGTTGTAG
- a CDS encoding D-Lactate dehydrogenase, giving the protein MTSVRTQNNNTFINELSRLVGHSHLLTDPEKTARYRKGFRSGQGEALAVVFPGTLLELWRVLSACVAADKIILMQAANTGLTEGSTPNGNDYDRDIVIISTLRLDKLHLLDKGEQVLAYPGTTLYSLEKALKPFGREPHSVIGSSCIGASVVGGICNNSGGSLVQRGPAYTEMSLFARIDENGKLQLVNHLGINLGVTPEQILSKLDDERVNDADVQHDGRHAHDHDYVERVRDIEADTPARYNADPDRLFESSGCAGKLAVFAVRLDTFPAEKNQQVFYIGTNQPDVLTEIRRHILGEFKNLPVAGEYMHRDIYDIAERYGKDTFLMIDKLGTDKMPFFFTMKGRADAMLGKVSLFKPHFTDRFMQKLGTAFPAHLPPRMKSWRDKYEHHLLLKMSGDGIAEAQTWLADYFKTAEGDFFACTPEEGSKAFLHRFAAAGAAIRYQAVHADEVEDILALDIALRRNDTEWFEHLPPEIDSKLVHKLYYGHFMCHVFHQDYIVKKGVDAHELKEQMLELLRARGAQYPAEHNVGHLYEAPETLKHFYRENDPTNSMNPGIGKTTKHKYWKEASDAEHGETQAADQRVKPH; this is encoded by the coding sequence ATGACGTCTGTTCGCACACAAAATAACAACACTTTCATTAACGAACTGTCTCGCCTGGTTGGTCACTCTCACCTGCTGACTGACCCGGAAAAAACCGCCCGCTATCGCAAGGGCTTCCGTTCTGGTCAGGGCGAAGCGCTGGCGGTGGTGTTCCCCGGCACGCTGCTGGAACTGTGGCGCGTCCTCAGCGCCTGCGTCGCCGCCGACAAAATTATTCTGATGCAGGCGGCGAATACCGGCCTGACGGAAGGCTCAACGCCAAACGGCAATGATTACGACCGGGATATCGTCATTATCAGCACCCTGCGCCTCGATAAACTGCATCTGCTGGATAAAGGCGAGCAGGTGCTGGCGTATCCTGGCACCACGCTGTATTCACTGGAAAAAGCGCTCAAGCCTTTCGGTCGTGAGCCGCATTCGGTGATTGGTTCCTCCTGTATTGGCGCGTCGGTGGTTGGCGGGATCTGCAATAACTCCGGCGGTTCGCTGGTGCAGCGCGGCCCGGCGTATACCGAAATGTCGCTGTTTGCGCGTATTGATGAAAACGGCAAGCTCCAGCTGGTGAACCATCTGGGGATCAATCTTGGCGTCACGCCGGAGCAGATCCTCAGCAAGCTCGACGACGAGCGTGTCAACGACGCCGACGTGCAGCACGATGGCCGTCACGCCCACGATCATGATTACGTTGAACGCGTGCGTGATATCGAGGCCGATACCCCAGCACGCTATAACGCTGACCCGGATCGTCTGTTTGAATCCTCCGGCTGCGCGGGCAAACTGGCGGTGTTTGCCGTACGCCTCGACACTTTCCCGGCAGAGAAAAATCAGCAGGTCTTTTATATCGGCACCAACCAGCCGGACGTGCTGACCGAAATCCGTCGCCATATTTTAGGTGAGTTCAAAAATCTGCCGGTGGCGGGCGAGTATATGCACCGCGATATTTACGATATCGCCGAGCGTTACGGAAAAGACACCTTCCTGATGATCGACAAGCTCGGCACCGACAAAATGCCGTTCTTCTTCACCATGAAAGGCCGCGCCGACGCGATGCTCGGTAAAGTGTCGCTGTTCAAACCGCACTTCACCGACCGCTTTATGCAGAAACTCGGCACCGCCTTCCCGGCGCATCTGCCGCCGCGCATGAAAAGCTGGCGCGATAAGTACGAACATCACCTGCTGCTGAAGATGTCGGGCGATGGAATTGCCGAAGCGCAGACCTGGCTAGCGGATTACTTTAAAACTGCCGAAGGCGATTTCTTCGCCTGTACGCCGGAAGAAGGCAGCAAGGCGTTCTTACACCGCTTTGCCGCGGCGGGCGCAGCGATTCGCTACCAGGCGGTTCACGCCGACGAAGTGGAAGATATTCTGGCGCTGGACATCGCCCTGCGTCGTAACGACACCGAATGGTTTGAACATCTGCCGCCGGAAATCGACAGCAAGCTGGTGCATAAACTCTATTATGGCCACTTTATGTGTCACGTTTTCCACCAGGATTACATTGTCAAAAAAGGCGTGGACGCGCATGAGCTGAAAGAACAGATGCTGGAACTGTTGCGCGCGCGCGGGGCGCAATACCCGGCGGAACACAACGTGGGGCATCTGTATGAAGCGCCTGAGACGCTTAAACATTTTTATCGCGAGAATGACCCAACCAATAGCATGAATCCCGGCATTGGTAAGACCACAAAGCACAAATACTGGAAAGAGGCGTCAGATGCAGAGCATGGCGAGACGCAAGCTGCTGATCAAAGAGTAAAGCCCCATTGA
- a CDS encoding GCN5-related N-acetyltransferase: MSAVDILSACEVEVRDAQPDDVHAIAAIYAWHVLNGRASFEEVPPTIDEMRQRMSTIAADGLPWLVALYRGVVVGYCYAGLYRVRPAYRYTLEESIYVDASATGRGFGSALMDALIARCEQGPWRQMIAVVGDGHNNAGSLRLHKKHGFEVAGQLRSVGYKKGNWRDTLIMQRPLNDGDWTLPE, from the coding sequence ATGTCGGCCGTTGATATCTTATCTGCTTGTGAAGTTGAGGTACGAGACGCCCAACCTGACGACGTTCATGCCATTGCCGCGATTTATGCCTGGCATGTGCTCAACGGGCGTGCCTCGTTCGAAGAAGTTCCCCCGACTATTGATGAAATGCGCCAGCGTATGAGCACGATTGCCGCTGACGGTTTACCCTGGCTGGTGGCGCTGTACCGCGGCGTGGTGGTCGGTTATTGCTACGCGGGCCTGTATCGTGTGCGCCCGGCTTATCGCTACACGCTGGAAGAGTCGATTTACGTTGATGCCAGCGCGACGGGGCGTGGCTTTGGCAGTGCATTAATGGACGCACTTATCGCCCGTTGCGAACAAGGTCCGTGGCGACAGATGATTGCCGTGGTCGGTGACGGGCATAACAATGCTGGCTCTCTGCGGTTGCATAAAAAACATGGATTCGAAGTGGCCGGACAGCTCAGAAGTGTGGGGTATAAGAAAGGGAACTGGCGGGATACGCTGATTATGCAGCGTCCGCTGAATGACGGTGACTGGACGCTGCCGGAATAG
- a CDS encoding Murein-DD-endopeptidase, whose protein sequence is MLKFRISLLSLALILAVPVAAPAIAKTTAVTTAAQPEIASGSAMIVDLNTNKVIYSSHPDLVRPIASITKLMTAMVVLDARLPLDEKLKVDISQTPEMKGIYSRVRLNSEISRKNMLLLALMSSENRAAASLAHHYPGGYNAFIRAMNAKAKSLGMTNTRFVEPTGLSIHNVSTARDLTQLLLASKQYPLIGQLSTTREEMATFSNPAYTLPFRNTNHLVYRDNWNIQLTKTGFTNAAGHCLVMRTVFNGKPVGLVVMDAFGKYTHFADASRLRTWIETGKVTPVPAAAMSYKKQKAAQMETAQND, encoded by the coding sequence ATGCTGAAATTCCGAATTTCTTTGCTTAGCCTTGCGCTGATCCTGGCTGTGCCTGTTGCCGCGCCAGCGATTGCTAAAACAACTGCAGTCACCACTGCCGCTCAACCGGAAATTGCCTCCGGTAGCGCAATGATTGTCGATCTGAATACCAATAAGGTGATCTATTCCAGTCATCCGGATCTGGTGCGTCCGATTGCGTCTATTACCAAATTAATGACCGCGATGGTGGTGCTTGATGCACGACTGCCGCTGGATGAGAAACTGAAAGTCGATATTAGCCAGACGCCAGAGATGAAAGGAATCTATTCTCGCGTGCGTCTGAACAGCGAAATCAGCCGTAAAAATATGCTGCTGCTGGCGCTGATGTCCTCGGAAAACCGTGCGGCCGCGAGCCTCGCGCACCATTATCCGGGCGGATATAACGCGTTTATCCGCGCGATGAATGCGAAAGCCAAATCACTGGGCATGACCAACACCCGTTTTGTCGAGCCGACCGGTCTGTCGATTCATAACGTCTCGACCGCACGGGACCTGACGCAGCTTCTGCTGGCCAGCAAACAGTATCCGCTGATCGGCCAGCTCAGCACCACGCGCGAAGAGATGGCAACCTTCTCCAATCCGGCGTACACGCTGCCGTTCCGCAATACCAACCATCTGGTGTATCGCGATAACTGGAATATTCAGTTAACCAAAACCGGCTTTACCAATGCGGCAGGTCACTGTCTGGTGATGCGCACCGTCTTTAACGGTAAACCGGTCGGGCTGGTGGTGATGGATGCATTCGGGAAATACACCCACTTTGCTGATGCGAGTCGTTTACGCACCTGGATTGAAACCGGGAAAGTCACACCCGTTCCTGCGGCGGCGATGAGCTATAAAAAGCAAAAAGCGGCGCAGATGGAAACCGCGCAAAACGATTGA
- a CDS encoding membrane protein: MNHVWGLFSHPDREMHVIRSENETVAHHYTHHVLLMAAVPVICAFIGTTQIGWNFGDGTIVKLSWMTGLALAIVFYGLMLAGVAVMGRVIHWMARNYPQRPSLTMCMVFAGYVATPLFMSGIVALYPLVWLCALIGTIALFYTGYLLYVGIPTFLNINKEEGLSFSSSTLAIGVLVLEALLALTVILWGYGYRLF, translated from the coding sequence ATGAACCATGTCTGGGGGCTGTTTTCCCATCCCGATCGTGAGATGCATGTCATCAGAAGCGAGAACGAAACGGTCGCGCATCACTACACGCACCATGTCCTGCTCATGGCTGCCGTACCGGTGATCTGCGCGTTTATAGGCACAACACAAATTGGCTGGAATTTTGGCGATGGCACTATCGTGAAGCTTTCCTGGATGACCGGGCTGGCGCTGGCGATAGTGTTCTACGGACTGATGCTGGCAGGCGTGGCGGTGATGGGACGGGTTATTCACTGGATGGCGCGTAACTATCCGCAGCGTCCGTCGCTCACGATGTGCATGGTCTTCGCCGGATATGTGGCGACACCGCTGTTTATGAGCGGCATCGTGGCGCTCTATCCGCTGGTCTGGCTGTGCGCGCTGATTGGGACCATCGCGCTGTTTTACACCGGCTATCTGCTGTACGTCGGTATTCCGACCTTCCTCAACATTAACAAAGAAGAAGGTTTAAGCTTCTCCAGTTCAACTCTCGCCATTGGCGTGCTGGTGCTGGAGGCGCTGCTGGCACTCACGGTCATTCTGTGGGGTTACGGCTACCGTCTCTTCTGA
- a CDS encoding DedA family inner membrane protein YohD: MDINSLIEQYGYAALVIGSVAEGETITLLGGVAAHQGLLRFPLVVAAVALGGMIGDQLLYLLGLRFGPTLLKRFSKHQKKINRAQRLIQRHPYLFVIGTRFMYGFRIIGPLLIGASRLPPKIFLPLNIIGAIAWALIFTTLGYVGGEVIGPWLHNFDKHLKHWIWLIVVVVVVVAWRLWRKHRDSARE; this comes from the coding sequence ATGGATATCAATAGTCTGATTGAACAATACGGGTATGCGGCGCTGGTGATAGGCAGCGTGGCGGAAGGTGAAACCATTACGCTTCTAGGAGGGGTGGCGGCCCATCAGGGTTTACTCCGTTTTCCGCTGGTGGTGGCCGCCGTGGCGCTCGGCGGGATGATTGGCGATCAACTGCTCTATTTGCTGGGATTACGCTTTGGCCCGACCCTGCTCAAACGTTTCTCAAAGCATCAGAAAAAAATCAACCGCGCCCAGCGGCTGATTCAGCGTCATCCTTACCTGTTTGTTATCGGCACCCGGTTTATGTACGGCTTTCGTATTATCGGTCCGCTGCTGATTGGTGCCAGTCGTTTGCCGCCGAAAATCTTCCTGCCGCTCAACATCATCGGGGCCATTGCCTGGGCGCTGATTTTTACCACGCTTGGGTACGTCGGCGGGGAAGTGATCGGCCCGTGGTTGCACAATTTCGATAAGCATCTGAAGCACTGGATCTGGTTAATCGTGGTGGTGGTCGTGGTGGTAGCCTGGCGACTGTGGCGCAAGCATCGGGATAGTGCGCGGGAGTAA
- a CDS encoding RND efflux system, outer membrane lipoprotein, NodT family has protein sequence MTQISTQFSHTQWPKNEWWKDFHDPELDSLIAKAQADAPDMQIAHQRIALAEAQAKMAMAAGGPQVDFSADAERQKMSAEGLMGPFAFTDPAAGTTGPWYTNGTFGLTAGWDLDLWGKNRSQVEARIGKVNAQKAEMEQTRQLLASSVARLYWEWQTQAAIGNVLTHIKQEQESIIAVDRELYQQGINSSVEGAVTDINASKTEEQMAEVHGKMKAIEARLQALTNTSSMKLAPHDLPKAEASLPSTLGYELLARRPDLQEAHWYIEASMNEVDAAKAAFYPDVNLMAFLQQDALHLSDLFRSSAQQMGVTAGLTLPIFDSGRLNANLDIAQAQSNLSVANYNKAVVDAVNQVARTASEVDTLISKTQQQQKIEADTARVVAQAQARFNAGIIAGSRVSEVKIPALQEHIAGLTLQGQYVDATLQLTSALGGGYHHS, from the coding sequence GTGACCCAAATCAGCACTCAGTTTAGCCATACCCAGTGGCCCAAAAACGAATGGTGGAAAGATTTCCACGACCCTGAGCTGGATTCCCTGATTGCGAAAGCGCAGGCCGATGCGCCGGATATGCAGATCGCGCATCAGCGTATCGCGCTGGCAGAAGCACAGGCCAAAATGGCAATGGCAGCGGGTGGTCCTCAGGTTGATTTCTCTGCTGATGCCGAGCGGCAAAAAATGTCAGCTGAAGGGCTGATGGGTCCGTTTGCCTTCACCGATCCAGCGGCGGGCACTACAGGGCCGTGGTACACCAACGGTACCTTTGGCCTGACCGCGGGCTGGGATTTGGATCTGTGGGGGAAAAACCGCTCTCAGGTCGAGGCACGCATTGGCAAAGTCAACGCGCAGAAAGCGGAGATGGAACAGACCCGGCAGCTGCTCGCCAGCAGCGTGGCGCGTTTGTACTGGGAGTGGCAAACGCAGGCCGCCATCGGCAATGTGCTCACCCACATTAAGCAAGAACAAGAGTCAATCATCGCCGTCGATCGCGAGCTGTATCAGCAGGGCATCAACTCTTCTGTTGAAGGCGCCGTCACCGATATCAACGCCAGCAAAACCGAGGAGCAGATGGCTGAAGTCCACGGGAAAATGAAAGCCATCGAAGCGCGCCTGCAGGCGTTGACCAACACCTCGTCGATGAAGCTGGCCCCGCACGACCTGCCGAAAGCTGAGGCTTCGCTACCGTCGACGCTCGGTTACGAATTGCTGGCACGCCGCCCGGATCTGCAGGAAGCGCACTGGTATATCGAAGCCTCTATGAACGAAGTGGATGCGGCGAAGGCGGCCTTTTATCCTGACGTCAACCTGATGGCGTTCCTGCAACAGGATGCCCTGCACTTAAGCGATTTGTTCCGCTCGTCGGCGCAACAAATGGGCGTAACGGCAGGTTTGACGTTGCCGATTTTCGACAGCGGACGCCTGAATGCCAATCTGGATATCGCCCAGGCGCAAAGCAATCTGTCCGTCGCGAATTACAACAAAGCGGTGGTCGATGCGGTGAATCAAGTCGCTCGCACAGCCAGTGAAGTGGACACGCTGATCAGTAAGACCCAGCAACAGCAGAAAATTGAAGCCGATACCGCGCGCGTTGTAGCCCAGGCACAGGCTCGCTTTAACGCCGGGATCATTGCTGGTTCGCGCGTCAGCGAAGTGAAAATTCCTGCTCTGCAGGAGCACATCGCCGGGCTGACGCTGCAAGGGCAGTACGTCGATGCCACGCTGCAACTCACCTCCGCGCTGGGCGGCGGATACCACCACAGCTAA
- a CDS encoding tRNA-dihydrouridine synthase C — translation MLLPVKSFYRLCPELHRQSRTSSGTLVRIQLLGQYPEWLAENAARAVELGSYGVDLNCGCPSKMVNGSGGGATLLKDPELIYRGAKAMREAVPAHLPVTVKVRLGWDSSDRQFEIADAVQQAGATELAVHGRTKDDGYKAERINWQAIGEIRQRLSIPVIANGEIWDYESAQACIKETGCESVMIGRGALNVPNLSRVIKYNEPRMPWPDVVTLLQKYSRLEKQGDTGLYHVARIKQWLSYLRKEYAEALTLFQEIRTLQTSAEIARVIQSK, via the coding sequence ATGCTATTGCCAGTAAAGTCGTTTTACCGACTCTGCCCGGAGCTGCATCGCCAGAGCCGCACCTCATCCGGCACGCTGGTACGCATTCAGCTATTGGGACAATACCCTGAGTGGCTGGCGGAAAATGCCGCCCGCGCCGTTGAACTGGGTTCATACGGTGTGGATCTCAACTGCGGCTGCCCGTCGAAAATGGTCAACGGCAGCGGCGGTGGGGCGACGCTCCTCAAAGATCCTGAACTCATTTATCGTGGCGCGAAAGCAATGCGCGAGGCGGTGCCAGCCCATTTACCGGTCACGGTGAAAGTACGCCTGGGCTGGGACAGTAGCGATCGCCAGTTCGAAATTGCCGATGCGGTACAGCAGGCCGGAGCCACAGAGCTGGCCGTTCATGGGCGAACCAAAGATGACGGCTACAAAGCCGAGCGTATTAACTGGCAGGCGATCGGCGAAATCCGCCAGCGACTCTCTATTCCGGTAATCGCCAACGGCGAAATCTGGGACTACGAAAGCGCGCAGGCGTGCATCAAAGAAACGGGCTGCGAGTCGGTAATGATCGGTCGCGGCGCGCTCAATGTGCCCAATCTGAGCCGGGTGATTAAGTACAATGAACCGCGTATGCCCTGGCCTGACGTGGTCACGCTGCTGCAAAAATATTCTCGTCTGGAAAAGCAGGGCGATACCGGGCTATATCATGTGGCGCGTATTAAGCAGTGGCTGAGTTATTTACGCAAAGAATACGCCGAAGCGCTGACGTTATTTCAGGAGATTCGCACTCTGCAAACGTCGGCGGAGATTGCGCGGGTCATTCAGTCCAAATAA
- a CDS encoding Antiholin-like protein LrgA translates to MTKTFNTLWQYLRAFVLIYACLYAGIFIASLLPIIIPGSIIGMLILFLLLALQILPAKWVNPGCYVLIRYMALLFVPIGVGVMQYYDLLKAQYGPILVSCAVSTLVVFLVVSWSSHLVHGERKVIGQKGTKE, encoded by the coding sequence ATGACCAAAACATTCAATACCCTCTGGCAGTACCTGCGTGCATTTGTGCTGATTTATGCCTGCCTTTACGCCGGGATTTTCATCGCCTCCCTGCTGCCTATCATCATACCTGGCAGTATTATCGGGATGCTGATTCTGTTTTTGCTGCTGGCGCTGCAAATCCTGCCCGCTAAATGGGTCAATCCCGGCTGCTACGTGCTGATCCGCTATATGGCGCTGCTGTTTGTGCCTATTGGTGTCGGGGTGATGCAATATTACGATCTGCTTAAAGCCCAGTACGGCCCGATTCTGGTCTCATGTGCGGTGAGTACGCTGGTGGTGTTCCTGGTGGTGAGCTGGAGCTCGCATCTGGTGCACGGCGAACGCAAAGTCATTGGGCAAAAAGGGACTAAAGAATGA